A single uncultured Methanolobus sp. DNA region contains:
- the nrdD gene encoding anaerobic ribonucleoside-triphosphate reductase, with amino-acid sequence MTTLTKQHAIQKTLDGHDISIMPKVRTTAGHMVDWDRSIIVNQLLKETKLAERFHGKPGIEKDAALDIAKDVERRIRSLDLKFLSGPLIREIVNMELLQRGHVEWRNISTRIGTPVYDACEIDLGSGFEANDNANLQENAETSHKKKADKISKEQYLLLLPPKLADLHLNGDIHIHDLEYLGTRAFCQDWDLRYFFYYGLMPDGSGAKASVAGPAMKAEVAILHAVKALGSAQTNFAGGQGFYNFLTFLAPYLEGKSYSDIKQLMQMFVYEMTQMMVARGGQVVFSSVQLSPGVPKLWKDKPAVYKGRVHNGENGTQTRTYGEFEREVRLAFKALMDVMIEGDNWGKPFNFPKPEISIEPDFMEEDEFFNKAHPELPGYEELYDMTFELAAKFGTPYFDNQLPEYRGAGEGISCYQCCAYQFSANADADDSFDDKLLFKDGKHFSMGSWQVVSLNCPRAAYRAGGDDSALFADLKLLMDQCIQLFKTKRNWMDNIIENNRMPFATQRPKDPVTGEKGCVAVDIDALVCTIGVVGINEMVQYHTGSQLHESRDAFKFAIRVMTEMEMYAHELSQKHGLEIALARTPAETTGQRFSVSDMLHDEYRDCVLEVVKGDKEAALANLRKTTDLPVYYTNGTHVPPGANISLIDRINLEHVFFPIVDGGNICHIWMGEGSPDAKGLKEFAMNIARNTQIGYFAFTKDMTVCLNDFHMMSGLKCTCENCGSTNVEQMSRVTGYVQAVSGWNNGKRQELADRMRYGSSDMI; translated from the coding sequence ATGACAACACTCACAAAACAGCATGCTATACAGAAGACGCTCGACGGTCATGATATATCCATAATGCCAAAGGTGCGTACCACCGCTGGCCATATGGTGGACTGGGATCGCAGTATAATTGTGAACCAGTTGTTAAAGGAAACAAAGCTTGCTGAGAGGTTCCACGGCAAGCCAGGTATTGAAAAGGATGCAGCACTTGACATTGCAAAGGATGTAGAGCGCCGTATAAGAAGTCTTGACCTCAAGTTCCTTTCAGGTCCGCTTATCAGAGAAATAGTCAACATGGAACTTCTTCAGAGAGGCCATGTTGAATGGAGAAACATCTCCACAAGGATAGGTACTCCTGTATATGATGCATGTGAGATAGACCTTGGAAGTGGTTTTGAGGCAAATGACAATGCAAACCTTCAGGAGAACGCTGAAACCTCTCACAAGAAGAAGGCAGACAAGATATCAAAGGAACAGTACTTGCTGCTGTTGCCACCAAAGCTTGCTGACCTGCACCTTAACGGTGATATTCACATTCATGATCTTGAATACCTTGGAACCCGTGCATTCTGTCAGGACTGGGATCTGCGGTATTTCTTCTACTATGGTCTCATGCCAGATGGTTCAGGTGCCAAGGCAAGTGTAGCTGGCCCTGCAATGAAGGCAGAGGTCGCGATCCTCCACGCAGTGAAGGCTCTGGGAAGTGCCCAGACAAACTTCGCAGGTGGTCAGGGATTCTATAATTTCCTCACATTCCTTGCTCCATATCTTGAGGGCAAGAGTTACAGTGATATAAAGCAGCTCATGCAGATGTTCGTCTATGAGATGACCCAGATGATGGTTGCCCGCGGTGGACAGGTAGTATTCTCCTCAGTCCAGCTCTCCCCTGGTGTACCAAAGCTCTGGAAGGACAAGCCAGCTGTTTACAAGGGACGTGTCCACAATGGTGAGAATGGTACCCAGACACGCACTTATGGTGAGTTTGAGCGTGAGGTCCGTCTTGCATTCAAGGCACTCATGGATGTAATGATCGAGGGTGACAACTGGGGCAAGCCTTTCAACTTCCCAAAGCCTGAGATATCAATTGAGCCTGACTTTATGGAAGAGGATGAGTTCTTCAACAAGGCACATCCTGAACTGCCAGGTTATGAGGAACTCTATGACATGACCTTCGAACTTGCAGCAAAGTTCGGAACCCCATATTTCGATAATCAGTTACCAGAATACAGAGGTGCAGGTGAGGGCATATCCTGTTATCAGTGCTGTGCATACCAGTTCTCAGCAAATGCTGATGCAGATGACAGTTTTGATGATAAGCTCCTTTTCAAGGATGGAAAACATTTCTCAATGGGTTCCTGGCAGGTAGTATCTCTTAACTGCCCAAGAGCAGCGTACAGGGCAGGCGGGGATGATTCTGCTCTGTTTGCTGACCTCAAACTACTGATGGACCAGTGTATACAGCTCTTCAAGACAAAGCGCAACTGGATGGATAACATCATTGAGAACAACAGGATGCCATTTGCAACACAGAGACCAAAGGACCCAGTTACAGGTGAGAAGGGATGTGTTGCAGTGGACATTGATGCACTTGTATGCACCATCGGTGTTGTAGGTATCAATGAGATGGTCCAGTACCACACCGGTTCACAGTTGCATGAATCAAGAGATGCGTTCAAGTTTGCCATCAGGGTAATGACCGAGATGGAAATGTACGCACACGAGCTCAGCCAGAAGCACGGTCTTGAGATCGCTCTTGCACGCACACCTGCTGAAACAACAGGTCAGAGATTCTCTGTATCTGACATGCTCCACGATGAGTACAGGGACTGTGTCCTTGAAGTTGTAAAGGGTGACAAGGAAGCTGCTCTTGCAAATCTAAGGAAAACAACCGATCTGCCAGTGTACTACACCAACGGTACACATGTACCACCAGGTGCCAACATCTCACTTATTGACAGGATCAACCTTGAGCATGTGTTCTTCCCTATCGTTGACGGAGGAAACATCTGCCACATATGGATGGGCGAAGGTTCACCTGATGCAAAGGGACTTAAGGAGTTTGCAATGAACATTGCAAGGAACACTCAGATAGGTTACTTTGCTTTCACCAAGGATATGACTGTGTGTCTCAATGACTTCCACATGATGTCAGGTCTTAAGTGCACATGTGAGAACTGTGGTTCCACCAATGTCGAGCAGATGTCCAGGGTAACCGGATATGTGCAGGCAGTAAGCGGCTGGAACAATGGTAAGAGGCAGGAACTTGCAGACAGGATGCGCTACGGTTCCTCAGACATGATCTAA
- a CDS encoding sugar phosphate isomerase/epimerase family protein produces MILGASSFAGSFSDIASELQSVELYMPKLGVYKDSILQKDVLESLLDELSTVDLKTSLHAPYFADVPTYPKDVVVDMASMGEREFRLIRESIELASRLGSRAIVLHPGRFECEGDRESCFNKMVDNLKILASDAEDCGVVLGLENKEGTSTGNLCCDAAELVRAVEAVNSDNLGATFDIGHANLTCGGDSTKLRQFAKTLAPYVVHVHVHDNGGVWTDEYDGDQHLAPGAGIIDYTILRELQYYKGIFNMEVFSMDDVRTGKATIRKALKY; encoded by the coding sequence ATGATCCTTGGTGCCTCATCATTTGCAGGAAGTTTTTCTGATATTGCTTCTGAATTGCAATCTGTTGAACTTTACATGCCCAAACTTGGCGTGTATAAAGATTCCATATTGCAGAAAGATGTTCTTGAATCATTGCTCGATGAGCTTTCAACAGTTGATCTAAAAACCTCGCTTCATGCGCCTTATTTTGCAGATGTCCCCACTTATCCGAAAGATGTGGTAGTTGACATGGCATCAATGGGTGAAAGAGAGTTCCGCTTGATACGTGAATCCATTGAACTGGCATCACGATTGGGGTCACGCGCAATTGTATTGCATCCGGGACGATTTGAATGTGAGGGTGATCGAGAATCCTGTTTCAACAAAATGGTGGATAATCTGAAAATACTGGCATCAGATGCGGAAGATTGCGGGGTGGTGCTCGGGCTTGAGAACAAGGAGGGCACTTCAACAGGTAATCTGTGTTGCGATGCTGCTGAACTTGTGCGTGCAGTTGAGGCTGTGAATTCCGATAATCTCGGTGCGACATTTGACATAGGTCATGCAAACCTGACCTGCGGAGGCGACAGCACCAAACTCAGGCAGTTTGCAAAAACCCTTGCTCCATATGTTGTTCACGTACATGTGCATGACAATGGTGGTGTCTGGACAGACGAGTATGACGGGGACCAGCACCTTGCTCCCGGAGCAGGTATTATAGACTATACTATTCTGAGAGAGTTGCAGTATTATAAAGGAATATTTAACATGGAGGTTTTCTCCATGGATGATGTGCGCACAGGAAAAGCAACTATAAGAAAAGCCCTAAAATATTAA
- a CDS encoding DUF5806 family protein, translating into MNKYQKFKKMDNKSYSDVTRFLKETTHLTAREWVISRMCADFKNLSNHSEMTWIGENLPELVPFMDEQYSRQEVSNARASFKKKVQRSGTTFFYAYYAGLITQEEMLQIIHQMVKDIKKLMDTEGSEVPEEHATEVQMLVAEVLRNINESLDEDYY; encoded by the coding sequence ATGAACAAGTATCAGAAATTCAAAAAGATGGATAACAAAAGTTACTCCGATGTAACTCGTTTTTTGAAAGAGACCACGCATCTTACAGCACGTGAATGGGTTATTTCCAGAATGTGTGCAGACTTCAAGAATCTTTCCAATCACTCGGAAATGACCTGGATAGGTGAGAATCTCCCTGAGCTCGTTCCATTCATGGATGAACAATATTCCAGGCAGGAGGTCTCAAATGCACGTGCCTCATTCAAGAAAAAGGTCCAGCGCAGCGGCACAACATTCTTTTACGCTTATTATGCCGGCCTGATAACCCAGGAAGAAATGCTGCAAATAATTCATCAGATGGTCAAAGATATCAAAAAACTCATGGACACTGAAGGCAGCGAAGTTCCTGAAGAGCATGCAACTGAGGTTCAGATGCTTGTTGCTGAAGTGCTAAGAAATATCAACGAATCTCTGGATGAGGATTATTACTGA
- a CDS encoding glutaredoxin family protein, giving the protein MVEVIIYTTQTCPKCEQLKKVLKSKGVEFATADMSTPEALTELKFNGVFTMTAPVLQIGDEFLTHKELFSGPDVNLEALGSIL; this is encoded by the coding sequence ATGGTTGAAGTGATTATATATACAACACAGACTTGCCCGAAATGCGAGCAATTAAAAAAGGTACTAAAATCGAAAGGAGTTGAATTTGCAACAGCAGATATGTCTACTCCTGAAGCTTTGACCGAACTAAAATTCAATGGTGTTTTCACCATGACTGCCCCGGTACTCCAGATCGGCGATGAGTTTTTAACTCATAAGGAACTGTTCAGTGGTCCTGACGTGAACCTGGAAGCATTGGGCAGCATACTCTAA
- a CDS encoding S-methyl-5-thioribose-1-phosphate isomerase — translation MRTIDWNDDSNSIVMIDQTLLPMEYKVIECKTLASLCEAIKSLRVRGAPALGAAGAYGIALAATLSSANDMEALIRDLNVAAKAIKATRPTAINLAWGVDRTISAISDAYDLNGIKDVVLAEAKNIADEDVETNKKLGKYGAKLLEDGDTVMTHCNAGKMACVDWGTALGVIRSAVEAGKDIKVIACETRPLNQGGRITTWELMQDNIDVTLITDSMSGHVMSKGMVDKVIVGADRITGDAVFNKIGTYTHSVLAREHEIPFFVAAPISTFDPNNWEDTVTIEQRDANELRFFKDVQIAPADVKVYNPAFDATPMENVTAVITEKGVFYPPFLLDELLA, via the coding sequence ATGAGAACCATAGACTGGAATGATGACTCTAATTCAATTGTAATGATAGACCAGACACTCCTTCCAATGGAGTACAAGGTCATTGAATGCAAAACTCTTGCTTCCCTTTGTGAAGCAATAAAGTCCCTGCGTGTGCGGGGTGCTCCTGCACTTGGAGCTGCCGGCGCCTATGGTATCGCACTTGCCGCAACCCTGAGCAGCGCAAATGATATGGAAGCACTCATAAGAGACCTGAATGTAGCTGCAAAGGCCATCAAGGCAACAAGACCCACAGCAATCAACCTTGCATGGGGAGTTGACAGGACAATAAGCGCTATCTCAGATGCATACGACCTCAACGGCATTAAGGATGTAGTGCTGGCTGAAGCGAAGAACATTGCAGACGAGGATGTTGAGACTAATAAGAAACTCGGCAAGTATGGAGCAAAACTGCTTGAAGACGGTGACACCGTTATGACACACTGCAATGCCGGAAAGATGGCATGTGTTGACTGGGGAACCGCTCTTGGAGTTATCCGCTCTGCTGTTGAAGCAGGTAAAGACATCAAGGTCATCGCCTGTGAGACAAGACCGCTCAACCAGGGCGGCAGAATAACAACATGGGAACTCATGCAGGACAATATTGATGTTACACTTATCACCGATTCCATGTCAGGACATGTAATGAGCAAAGGCATGGTAGACAAAGTAATAGTTGGAGCTGACAGGATCACAGGAGATGCAGTGTTCAACAAAATAGGAACTTACACACACTCAGTTCTTGCAAGAGAACATGAGATACCATTCTTTGTTGCAGCACCGATCTCAACCTTTGACCCGAACAACTGGGAAGACACTGTCACCATCGAGCAGAGAGATGCAAATGAACTGCGATTCTTCAAGGATGTGCAGATAGCTCCTGCGGATGTTAAGGTATACAATCCGGCTTTTGATGCAACACCTATGGAGAATGTGACTGCGGTTATCACGGAGAAGGGTGTGTTCTATCCGCCATTCCTGCTGGATGAACTTCTTGCATGA
- a CDS encoding tRNA (adenine-N1)-methyltransferase → MLTGELVLLKTSHRDKVKEFIAKVSDDQLHTNFGIIELSSLVDKEPGDTVVSHMGQEFIIQRPKMPDFFRHAKRTGAPMMPKDIGMIIAYTGLNKNDVVLDAGTGSGILTMYLGSIAKRVVTYEVNEEFMKVAAKNVQSAGLDNVELRCGNIVDEIKNLDEKFDVITLDTQNTKDVIPNVKRVLYPGGFIATYSPFFEQTKEIRDALDAEGFEEVMTMEFTEREISFSSRGTRPSTSKVGHTGFITIARA, encoded by the coding sequence ATGTTAACAGGCGAGTTGGTTTTGCTGAAGACCTCCCATCGGGACAAGGTCAAAGAGTTCATTGCGAAAGTTTCCGATGATCAGCTGCACACGAATTTTGGAATAATTGAGCTGTCATCTCTTGTGGATAAAGAGCCAGGGGACACAGTTGTATCACACATGGGCCAGGAATTCATAATTCAGCGTCCTAAGATGCCGGATTTCTTCAGGCATGCAAAAAGAACCGGTGCTCCCATGATGCCAAAAGACATTGGCATGATAATTGCTTACACCGGTCTTAACAAGAATGATGTTGTACTTGATGCCGGCACAGGTTCCGGAATCCTTACAATGTACCTCGGTTCTATTGCAAAAAGAGTTGTGACATACGAAGTGAATGAGGAATTCATGAAGGTTGCAGCAAAGAATGTGCAGAGTGCCGGCCTTGATAATGTGGAACTTCGCTGCGGTAATATTGTTGATGAAATTAAGAACCTCGATGAGAAGTTCGATGTAATTACTCTTGATACTCAGAACACTAAAGACGTAATTCCCAATGTAAAGCGTGTGCTTTATCCGGGTGGTTTTATTGCAACGTATTCTCCGTTCTTTGAGCAGACAAAGGAAATACGTGATGCATTAGATGCTGAAGGTTTCGAGGAAGTTATGACAATGGAGTTCACTGAACGTGAAATATCATTTTCTTCAAGAGGAACTCGTCCTTCAACTTCAAAAGTAGGTCACACAGGCTTTATAACAATAGCAAGGGCCTGA
- a CDS encoding VIT1/CCC1 transporter family protein — translation MTFTSVLRTFSDVSVASHMPVVYSALFCCIAWGLADGLFYVWERRYNLKMENEIIDLCKSRLDTEAAMSMIHDQLSNTILSNIDESKRQDMYLDLISYLSAAGRKEFVRPRDAFDIVAGTILVSTLTGLIVLSPFFAIPDMYRALAISNWLGIILLFVTGYYRTYEKSRMDRLRSGLITAVVGMTIAVVTVVIGG, via the coding sequence ATGACATTCACAAGTGTCCTGAGAACTTTTTCAGATGTTTCCGTTGCCTCACACATGCCTGTAGTGTACTCCGCACTTTTCTGCTGCATTGCCTGGGGACTGGCAGACGGCTTATTCTATGTGTGGGAACGCAGGTATAATCTCAAAATGGAAAATGAGATAATTGACCTGTGCAAGTCCCGGCTTGACACCGAGGCTGCCATGTCGATGATACATGATCAGTTATCCAATACGATACTCAGCAATATCGATGAAAGTAAAAGGCAGGATATGTATCTTGACCTGATATCTTACCTGTCCGCTGCCGGAAGGAAAGAATTCGTGCGTCCAAGAGATGCGTTTGATATCGTAGCTGGAACTATACTTGTCTCCACTCTTACCGGGCTAATTGTCCTATCTCCGTTTTTTGCGATACCGGACATGTATCGTGCCCTTGCAATATCCAACTGGCTTGGAATTATCCTGCTTTTTGTGACTGGTTATTACAGGACATATGAAAAGAGCCGTATGGATCGGTTAAGATCGGGACTTATCACTGCTGTTGTTGGTATGACCATTGCTGTTGTGACTGTGGTGATAGGCGGGTAA
- a CDS encoding HD domain-containing protein, with protein MQKPLIIHDPVHKTIILDEFEQMVLNTKHVQRLRNIQQLGLVDHVYPGANHTRFEHSIGTMHMASVIGRSLSLEDEDIRKIRLAGLLHDVGHSAFSHAVENVLKRNPQLQPVIQGKKFIKHEAFSRDIISRILPQDNYIAGYVESEFGMDAFDFFDEISKIATGDSRSISKPYLAQVIAGDVDADRIDFLLRDSYHTGVSFGLIDVDQIISSLIIKNENIVLGSTDGSSYGNDMALTAAESMLISRAHHYTAIIHNPKTQSARVMLLYSLEDALEQYKNRNGTDAAKDEIVRFFTEYNDNDLLHFIRSNASEKSQLLLDDLREGRLYMPVARLSQKILRPSTRMSLSTIARHGVATKRLETRLAKELGDVLVDLTVASGVPKSMRVAMDDEDGFFYDESALANGLVRAISRQLSLTAFSHPDVVMDKDSPAVLSELRRVVDDLSPRLLHYTREDQYLPIEGIILLFYAVHSIFVDEKPGFVSIPRLRHITWLYRTIQELGTFPKLKNLFDYSFHERYGFPYSEKVFEDIQVLVAMGIVDEDLRYYEKDGRFRQSYEYVLTWEGVEYAGTLADAYRPEFEEMMSHLSKVKHSIKRDIVTIPSNRYVSKKRSTGVK; from the coding sequence ATGCAAAAACCCCTTATAATCCACGACCCGGTACACAAGACCATCATACTTGATGAGTTTGAGCAGATGGTCCTGAACACAAAACATGTCCAGCGACTCCGAAATATCCAGCAGCTCGGACTTGTGGATCATGTATATCCCGGTGCTAACCATACTCGCTTTGAACACAGTATCGGTACAATGCACATGGCATCTGTCATAGGTCGCTCACTCTCACTTGAGGATGAGGATATTCGCAAAATCAGACTTGCGGGACTTCTGCATGATGTAGGGCACTCAGCTTTCTCCCATGCCGTTGAGAACGTACTCAAACGCAATCCTCAGTTGCAGCCGGTTATCCAAGGGAAGAAATTCATAAAACACGAAGCATTTTCCAGAGATATTATTTCCCGCATACTGCCTCAGGATAATTACATTGCAGGGTATGTAGAGTCAGAATTTGGGATGGATGCATTCGACTTCTTTGATGAAATATCGAAAATAGCCACCGGTGATTCACGGTCCATATCAAAACCGTATCTTGCACAGGTAATTGCAGGTGATGTGGATGCTGACAGGATAGATTTCCTGCTGCGTGACTCATATCATACCGGTGTGTCCTTCGGACTTATCGATGTAGACCAGATAATCAGCAGTCTCATAATCAAGAATGAGAACATCGTTCTGGGAAGCACGGACGGTTCAAGTTATGGAAACGATATGGCTTTAACAGCAGCCGAATCCATGCTCATCTCCCGTGCACATCACTATACTGCAATAATCCATAATCCAAAGACCCAGTCTGCCAGGGTGATGTTGCTCTACTCACTTGAGGATGCTCTTGAACAATACAAGAACCGGAATGGGACAGATGCAGCAAAAGATGAGATTGTCCGTTTTTTCACTGAATATAATGATAACGACCTTCTACATTTCATAAGGTCAAATGCGTCTGAAAAGTCACAGTTGTTGCTTGATGATCTCCGTGAAGGCAGATTATATATGCCAGTTGCAAGGCTCAGCCAGAAGATACTCAGGCCATCCACTCGTATGTCACTCTCAACAATTGCCCGGCATGGCGTGGCTACTAAGAGACTTGAGACAAGGCTTGCAAAGGAACTTGGTGATGTACTTGTTGACCTGACTGTTGCTTCAGGTGTTCCAAAAAGCATGCGCGTTGCAATGGATGATGAAGATGGATTTTTCTATGATGAATCTGCACTTGCCAATGGCCTGGTCCGTGCAATATCGCGTCAGCTCTCACTCACAGCATTTTCCCATCCTGATGTTGTCATGGATAAAGATTCGCCTGCTGTACTCTCAGAACTTCGCAGGGTTGTAGATGACCTTTCTCCAAGACTTCTGCATTATACAAGAGAGGACCAGTATCTTCCAATTGAGGGCATAATACTGTTATTCTATGCTGTTCACAGCATTTTCGTAGATGAAAAACCGGGATTTGTCTCAATTCCTCGTCTGAGGCATATCACGTGGCTCTATCGTACCATTCAGGAACTTGGCACTTTTCCAAAACTTAAGAATCTCTTTGATTACTCATTTCATGAAAGATATGGTTTCCCTTACTCTGAAAAGGTTTTTGAGGACATTCAGGTTCTGGTTGCCATGGGAATAGTTGATGAGGATCTTCGTTATTATGAAAAAGATGGAAGGTTCCGGCAGAGTTATGAATATGTGCTTACATGGGAAGGGGTTGAATATGCAGGGACGCTTGCAGATGCATATCGTCCGGAATTTGAGGAAATGATGTCTCATCTTTCAAAGGTCAAGCATTCTATCAAAAGGGATATAGTTACTATCCCGTCAAACAGGTATGTATCTAAAAAACGGTCCACAGGTGTAAAATAA
- a CDS encoding universal stress protein has protein sequence MKILIPTDGSIYSSNAAKVAAKIALKHDYRLIVLHVVPDKGFSRKTWQKEGAENVVSTITDILIEQGCDIDKIDTLIEDGSAPEKIVEVARNEGADRIVIGTQGKNGLKMLVGSVTEKVLQISDVLVLVVPPNYNA, from the coding sequence ATGAAAATACTCATCCCAACCGATGGCTCGATATATTCATCAAATGCCGCGAAGGTAGCTGCGAAGATAGCATTGAAACATGATTACAGACTTATCGTCCTTCATGTAGTCCCTGATAAGGGCTTTTCCAGAAAGACATGGCAAAAGGAGGGAGCTGAGAATGTTGTTTCTACCATTACTGACATCCTTATTGAACAGGGATGTGACATCGATAAAATTGACACCCTTATCGAGGATGGCAGCGCACCTGAAAAAATAGTAGAGGTTGCCAGAAATGAAGGAGCTGATCGCATAGTAATCGGCACCCAGGGAAAGAATGGGTTGAAAATGCTTGTGGGATCGGTAACTGAAAAAGTACTTCAAATATCGGACGTACTTGTCCTGGTGGTGCCGCCTAATTATAATGCATGA
- a CDS encoding signal recognition particle protein Srp19, which translates to MKDRGKLVIWPAYIDKTKSRKDGRIVSRKTSVESPTVTEINQAAAKLGLNPEVEADKAYPKSWWENKGRVLIDNTAPKTHHCRRICSAIKEMRS; encoded by the coding sequence ATGAAAGACAGGGGTAAACTGGTCATCTGGCCGGCATACATCGATAAGACCAAATCCAGAAAGGATGGTCGCATTGTTTCCAGAAAGACCTCTGTGGAATCCCCTACAGTTACTGAGATCAACCAGGCGGCAGCAAAGCTTGGACTGAATCCTGAAGTTGAAGCAGACAAAGCCTATCCAAAAAGCTGGTGGGAAAATAAAGGCAGAGTACTCATTGATAACACTGCGCCAAAAACCCATCACTGCAGAAGGATATGCTCGGCTATCAAGGAAATGCGTTCCTGA
- the radB gene encoding DNA repair and recombination protein RadB — protein MTEQLSSGCKPIDDLLCGGFEAGVVTQIFGEPGSGKTNLCLQLAVECVKKGKKAIYIDTEAISPNRFRQIAGENAKEIAQQIVIFEPHNFEEQYAAVKEIEKLISEKVGLILIDSATAFYRFELDQEESGIRTRRELSNQIGLIHAIARKHRIVAVMTNQVYSDMAGGVRPIGGSGIEHISKTIIQLEKTGDGKRRAKLWKHRSLPEGGTCEFTITSEGVR, from the coding sequence ATAACTGAGCAATTAAGTTCCGGCTGCAAGCCTATTGATGATCTTTTATGCGGAGGATTTGAGGCAGGCGTAGTCACACAGATATTTGGAGAACCGGGAAGTGGAAAGACAAATCTGTGTCTTCAGCTTGCAGTTGAATGCGTTAAAAAAGGAAAGAAGGCAATCTACATAGATACCGAAGCTATTTCTCCGAACAGGTTCAGGCAGATAGCCGGAGAGAATGCAAAAGAAATAGCTCAGCAGATAGTTATCTTTGAACCCCATAATTTTGAAGAACAGTACGCAGCAGTAAAAGAGATCGAGAAACTCATATCAGAGAAAGTCGGACTGATACTCATTGACTCTGCAACTGCTTTTTACAGGTTCGAGCTTGATCAGGAAGAGTCAGGAATAAGGACAAGAAGAGAGCTTTCAAACCAGATAGGACTGATACATGCCATTGCACGCAAACACAGAATAGTTGCCGTTATGACAAATCAGGTTTACAGCGACATGGCAGGCGGAGTAAGACCCATAGGCGGCAGCGGAATAGAGCATATCTCAAAGACCATAATCCAGCTTGAAAAAACCGGAGATGGAAAAAGACGTGCAAAACTCTGGAAACACCGCTCACTCCCGGAAGGCGGCACCTGTGAATTTACCATCACCAGTGAAGGTGTCAGGTAA
- a CDS encoding preprotein translocase subunit Sec61beta: MAKKKSSGNGLMSSAGLMRYYEADKKAIHVDPKTVVAVGIVIGLAIIILDANFGMWPVA, translated from the coding sequence ATGGCAAAAAAGAAATCCAGTGGTAATGGCTTGATGTCATCTGCCGGTCTTATGAGATACTATGAAGCCGACAAAAAAGCAATACATGTCGACCCTAAAACTGTTGTTGCGGTCGGTATTGTAATTGGTCTTGCTATTATTATACTTGATGCGAACTTCGGAATGTGGCCAGTAGCATAA